The following proteins are encoded in a genomic region of Arvicanthis niloticus isolate mArvNil1 chromosome 21, mArvNil1.pat.X, whole genome shotgun sequence:
- the Zbtb14 gene encoding LOW QUALITY PROTEIN: zinc finger and BTB domain-containing protein 14 (The sequence of the model RefSeq protein was modified relative to this genomic sequence to represent the inferred CDS: inserted 2 bases in 2 codons), which translates to MEFFISMSETIKYNDDDHKTLFLKTLNEQRLEGEFCDIAIVVEDVKFRAHRCVLAACSTYFKKLFKKLEVDSSSVIEIDFLRSDIFEEVLNYMYTAKISVXKEDVNLMMSSGQILGIRFLDKLCSQKRDVSSPDESNGQSKSKYCLKLNRPXGDAADTQDDDVEEIGDQDDSPSDDTVEGTPPSQEDGKSPTTTLRVQEAILKELGSEEVRKVNCYGQEVESMETPESKDLGSQTPQALTFNDGMSEVKDEQTPGWTTAASDMKFEYLLYGHHREQIACQACGKTFSDEGRLRKHEKLHTADRPFVCEMCTKGFTTQAHLKEHLKIHTGYKPYSCEVCGKSFIRAPDLKKHERVHSNERPFACHMCDKAFKHKSHLKDHERRHRGEKPFVCGSCTKAFAKASDLKRHENNMHSERKQVTPSAIQSETEQLQAAAMAAEAEQQLETIACS; encoded by the exons GAGTTTTTCATCAGTATGTCTGAAACCATAAAATATAATGACGATGACCATAAAACGCTGTTTCTGAAAACGCTGAACGAACAGCGCCTGGAAGGCGAATTCTGTGACATCGCCATTGTGGTTGAGGATGTAAAGTTCAGAGCCCACCGGTGTGTCCTCGCCGCCTGCAGCACGTACTTTAAGAAGCTTTTCAAGAAGCTGGAGGTGGACAGTTCCTCCGTCATAGAGATAGACTTCCTGCGCTCCGACATATTCGAAGAGGTGCTGAACTACATGTACACAGCAAAGATTTCCG AAAAGGAGGATGTCAACTTGATGATGTCGTCCGGTCAAATCCTCGGTATCCGGTTTTTGGATAAACTGTGTTCTCAGAAGCGTGACGTGTCTAGTCCGGATGAAAGTAACGGTCAGTCAAAGAGTAAATATTGCCTCAAATTAAACCGCC TAGGAGACGCTGCTGACACTCAGGATGATGATGTGGAAGAAATCGGGGACCAGGATGACAGCCCTTCTGATGACACAGTAGAAGGCACCCCCCCAAGTCAGGAGGACGGCAAGTCTCCCACGACCACTCTCAGGGTTCAGGAAGCGATTTTGAAGGAGCTGGGGAGTGAGGAGGTTCGAAAAGTGAACTGCTACGGCCAGGAAGTAGAATCCATGGAGACTCCCGAGTCCAAAGATCTGGGGTCTCAGACCCCTCAAGCCTTAACCTTTAATGACGGGATGAGCGAAGTAAAAGATGAGCAGACTCCGGGCTGGACCACGGCAGCCAGCGACATGAAGTTTGAGTATCTGCTTTACGGTCACCATCGGGAGCAGATCGCCTGCCAGGCGTGTGGGAAGACGTTTTCTGATGAAGGCAGGTTGAGGAAGCACGAGAAGCTCCACACGGCAGACAGGCCGTTTGTCTGTGAGATGTGTACAAAAGGGTTCACCACCCAGGCCCACCTGAAAGAACACCTAAAAATCCACACGGGGTATAAACCCTACAGCTGTGAGGTGTGCGGGAAGTCGTTTATCCGTGCCCCAGACCTGAAGAAGCACGAGAGGGTTCACAGTAACGAAAGACCGTTCGCCTGTCACATGTGTGACAAAGCCTTCAAACACAAGTCTCACCTCAAGGACCACGAGAGGAGACACAGAGGGGAAAAGCCCTTTGTGTGCGGCTCTTGCACCAAGGCCTTTGCCAAGGCCTCAGATCTGAAGAGGCATGAGAACAATATGCACAGTGAGAGGAAACAGGTCACCCCCAGTGCCATCCAGAGCGAGACAGAACAGTTGCAGGCTGCAGCAATGGCTGCCGAGGCGGAGCAGCAGCTGGAGACGATTGCCTGTAGCTAG